gcccacattctaaccagtgctgattacttggtggccatcctgctggatccccgctacaaggacaacgtgctgtccttaattccgttccgatgcgcgagtacaagcacacgctggtagatgaGCTGCTAATGGCATTCACATCTGACAGTAGGGGCTCAGTGGAagaacaaggcgaaggcagaggaggagaaagaagtcgccaacgcagcttgggcaccgccagcatctcagaagggagggttagcatggcagaaatatgtaaaagctttgtcagcaccccacaacaaccagcaccaccagctgatatggaatgtcttagcagaaggcagcatttcaccaacatggtggaacagtacgtgtgcacatgcctacacatactgactgatgtgtctccaaattgggcacatggccagagcttgccctttacgccttggaggtgctggcctaccctgcagcaattgtattgtccgaacgtgtgtttagcatcgcaggggggtaatcacagacaagcccagccgcctgtccatagccaacgtggacaagctcacgtccaTTAATATGAACCaaccatggatcccacaggacttgtccataccctGTGCtaagtagacaagtataccggcctcacccagccattgttatactccagcacactttctctttgaaTTGGaacccaatgttttggggtcttcccaaatttataaaaaataaataaaataaaaaataaagcaaaataaaaaataaataaaaactacaaaaacagtgttggctacctcctcctcctccaccgctgcttccacctacactgccacgtccaccacatccttaacctcctactccattttgacctccgcctcctagttcaagattattttttttatttgttttctattctatgttattttaagtcatttccctatccacatttggttGCAGGacaactgtcctgctcttacccccattttgcttctttTTGCAGCCCTTTAGACCTTACTATGACTTATTATTATGACatattagtgcaccaaagttcaggtccccattgaattcaatcgggttcaggttcgggtcaaattcgggtcccgaacccaaactttgaccctAAGTTTGGCCAAACTCGGCAAACTCGGACATCCAAGGATCATCCCTAGTGGTCATCCAAGATATACTGATTGCAAAATTTAGACTTGTTCCCTTCTTTTGGATCCATTTCTCAGGATAAtagactgaactggatggacgcatcttttttcagccttacacacTATGGTGCTATGAAATAATTAtcgcagtgatgtcatagtaaatggatattaatTAAACATTAAAGCTTAAAGGGAGTGTATCGGATATGTTTTCTTACTAATTAAAACCAGACACTGCTATGTAGTCTTTTTTATaactcttttttattttctgattgtagtctttttaattctattttctgtacatgattttGCAGGTCCCCTTGTTTCCTGAGATGCTGTTGGCAGCATTAAGAGATATGTTTTAAAGTGGCTGTCCTTTAAAATAATTATAAACACTGACGTCACAGTAGAGAGAATAAACACTGATATTCCCTTGCATGTCAAGGTGTCTATTTTGTCTCTGCAGGCACTAGAGCTCAGGTGTAACTGCTTCCTTTGCGCCACTATAGTTATGCCTATgaccattttttttactgtactgaatgtttttttttctcttgatggttgcagtagagatgagcaaagttttgaaaaatttgattcgccgaagTTCACTAAGAAAGTCTATTTGTTCCAAATTAAATTTTCACGAATCGCTATAGATCAGGTATAGCCAGGCCACTCTGTCAACAGGCGCCATGGCtgctgggtgtctgctgttttataGAGCAGACACCCGGAACTAATTTCCACAATCGGCTGTAATgcctgtcacagatttttttttatttttttttattttaactcttTTATTGAGTAATATCACAGATACAGAGATAAAGTATCATGAAAATAGAGACGTCCATAAGTCTCCAGCAAATTACAATTGTTTCTTCAATGAGCATTGCTTCAATAAACATTACTACAATAATGGGGATGGGGAAGAACAACTGGTCACACGTTTATGTGTTATGTTAGGCAAGAGCAAACAGGTAATTGAGTTCACAATAATAAGGGTAGATTCATCATCTGAGGCGGGTTAGGCAGGTAATCTCCAGTAGCCGCGGATCTATAACTTAGCGTGTAGGTGGCTGAAGTTATCAACCTTACTCAAAGATCTTGTTAATTTCTAGAGGGATTAAGCCCTCAGAAGTTTTAGTTAATGTATCCTCTAAAGGACTTCCACACCTTCCATGTCTTTTCAAAATTATGGTGTGATCTGGCTTCCCAGGAGGATATCTCCTCAATGTgaatatgcacaaagaaaagtccagctcacccaattattccaccacctgcgtgcacggaaaaggccGGCAAGGATATCTCCTCAAGTCTGAATATCTGATCGATCTTAATTAAGGAACCATTGTTCCATGGATGGGACTTCAGGAGAGAGCCACATGGTTGGGATCAGGAGTTTGGCCGCACTTAGTAAGTATTTAAACAGTTTTAAGTTGGGAGTAAAGAGGTCTGCAGGGAAGAGGTTTATGCAGTGGTCATCCGGGTGTGCTCCGGCTCCCTCTGGCGGGGATCGAGGGAGCCAGAGCATGTATGCAGTAGCCCCAGTCCTCCTGTGTGATGGCACCAGAGATGATACACAGCATTTAGGTGGGAAAACCTTCCTCAAAGCAATAAAATTCAGGGATTCACAACAGGGATAACCATTATCTCATGTGGAGATTAATCTCATAATCTCATGTGAGATCCCTTCCTACTATGAACCAATTTGTATTTTGCTTTTTAAATTATTAAGGTTAAAACCAGATGtcgaacatggtggatggatcaaacatggtcactggattattgcagcaacactTGAACACTTGCCACGCCCTTCACTATTCTCACCTCACAGGACGCTGGCAGACAGAGTGctagatgaggcttttataggactgtgacatcataaGGGATAGCTACTTGCGGATTGGATGGctacacagcattatgggtgatcttgagtTTCCGGGCAGGCAcctttttaggaaaacctgatttgttaccacgtatcacgaggaaattcagcttcattgCGAATcacagttttcctaaactttggactaaATTCTGTATCAAATGCTttactttgctcaacactagatgcaaactacacagaattctttttatttctaaaaaGGATCTTTAGGGTGCTATTACACATAGGACGATGGTCaaatgtcacgttcatcagttaCCAGTAATTGCCAGGCTGTGCCTGTACTTGCAAGTTGAAACCACAGAAAGTAAAGATGCAGGCTGACAATTAGAAGTAAATGCTGCTGAAAGGGTACACAGTTTTGAAatgtacatatatttatatagtgtGCCTGCAGTCCACTGCATTAGAGGATAATGTAATGTCAATATTGCACTATGCATCTCACAGGATGTGTATGGGGGTAGACAGTCAACTTGCTGCTCCTGCAGGTTTGGAAGGGGCATCAGTCTGAACCTGCAGATCTGATTGAGACCCCTACATCCTGTTTAGTGGTGGAAGCCCCATGGCATGTGCCCTGGGTGCTTTACCTTTAATTCAGCCCTGGTTGTAGTACATATTCCCAGATAAGCAAGagtaatttctttttatttatatgcTGAACATGTCCATACTTTTGAAAGTCCAAGGAGGGACAATGACAGGAATTTTTTTATACTAAGACAAGCATATAACTCCAATCATTGCCTGTCTATACATGCCCAATCCTGCCCAGTCTCCACACAGTAATTATTCCTCCGTACTGCACCCTatacaatagttatgccccctttacactcccacacagtaaaatgttcccttactgcccccacacagtagaatgctgcCTTAGTGGACCGATCATTATagtatgtccccttagtgccacctcacagtaaGAAGGCACtttgtgcccctacacagtagttacaGTATTCTTATTATAGTGACCTACACTgtagttattccctctgagtgctcccacacagcagttatgccacCTTAGgttccccacacagtagaatgcccccatagtgccccacaagtagttatgccctccttacagtagttttgcccacatAGTACCCCCCacacaataatataaaaaaaggaataCTCACTTAGCCCTATTCCTCCCATGAATGGATCACTTCATGCTCTCCCCAACAGAAGGCaccatgcgatcatgtcatcACACCTGCTGAGCTGAGCCTGAGAGCGCACTGGCAGGACATGATCCTCAGCCTGAGAGCTCTCCAACACAGCTCAGACTGAACAATGTAGTCACCGTACTGTGCTTGCTGCCACGGAGAGCACAGAGCAGAGAATAGTAGAGCAGAGAGCTATTGGCTTCCTAATCCACCTTTGTATTTAACTCTATTTGCATCCTGAGGACGCAGCTACACTTGAAATCAATACATACTTAAGTGGCCTTGGGACTGAAAGACAGCTGCTATAAATTCAGGATGTAGGCATGTCCATATCCTATAATGGGTCTAGTATTTGCCAAAAGAGTAtccttttgaaatatattttGGCGTTAGCAGATTTTCTTATTATTGTGTTACTGGTCGCCTACAAACCTTTTTAGTACAAGGGAATCCAGTTAAGAACATAAATAATACAGCAAATCTTGAAAACAGAAACTGCAACAGGAGTATTTGTTTGACACTAAGATTTTTTTGTACTAAATGAACACTATATGGTATTGTTTTGTTGCTCATGTGTCAGTAATTTGCACATTCTATGTGCTCACTGTTTGTGGCCACAACCACATCAGTTGTGATTACAATATGGCACTGCTGTTTTAATAATTAAATTGTGATAATATAAAGACTGTTATGTGGGCACATAAAGACGACTGTGTGGTCTGGTGTGGCATTTCAGTGGTCTTTTGTGCACTGTATACCACTGGTTTGTTTGTGAGACTGATGAGGAAATACTAATACTGTGGGCATGGTTATGAACTAATATGTGAGTATGGTAAAACCTTGTCCTACATtgtctttatttttgtttttcaattatttAAATGTATACTTTAAAATAATTATTCCACAATGATGTTACATGTTTTGATTACTCAAAACATTACTATTTAtcagttttaattatttttaggaAATACTCATGTGTTGAGATGTTGCTGGTACATACCTTTTATGACACCTGTTCATTTGCATCCGTGTCAGATCAACTACCTAATACTATATGTCCAGGGTGAAAAGAAGTCCCTTTTAGTGCGCTGAATCTTATTGTCTGGCCTGCACAATAGCCACCACCGGTTGGACAGAGCTACTGGGCATATTGATCCGCACACACTGGACAAATTAGGTGGACATTCTGAAGCGGAAATCAAGCAAACAAAAGACGTTGCAATATCCAGTATGTAGCAGCAATATGTAGATATGAGTATTTATAATACAATATTTAATCatggtgacaacccctttaaccacttcaaccccactagctgaaacccccttaatgaccaggccactttttacacttctgcactacattacttttaccgtttattgctcggtcatgcaacttaccacccaaatgaattttacctccttttcttctcactaatagagcccAGACAGtcgaaaacccccacaaatgaccccatttcggaaagtagacaccctaaggtattcactgatgggcatagtgagttcatagaactttttattttttgtcaaaagttagcggaaaattatgattttttttattttatttttatgttacaaagtctcatattccactaacttgtgacagaaaataaaaacttccatgaactcactatgcccatcacaaaataccttggggtgtcttctttccaaaatggggtcacttatggggtagttatactgccctggcattttaggggcccagaggcgtaagaagtagtttgaaatcaaaatctgtaaaaaatgaccggtgaaatccgaaaggtgctctttggaatgtgtgcccctttgccaacctaggctgcaataaagtgtcacacatctggtatcgccgtactcaggagaagttggggaatgtgttttggggtgtcattttacatatacccatgctggatgagagaaatatcttggcaaaagacaacttttcccatttttttatacaaagttggcatttgaccaagatatttatcatacccagcatgggtatatgtaaaatgacacccccaaaacacattgcccaacttctcctgagtacggcgataccacatgtgtgacacttttttgcagccaaggtgggcaaaggggcacacattccaaagagcacctttcggatttcaccggccatttcttacacattttgattgaagacaccccaaggtattccctgaggggcatggcgagttcctagaattttttattttttgtcgcaagttagtggaatatgagactttgtaaggaaaaaaaaaacatcattttccactaacttgtgtcaaaaaataaaaaattctaggaactcgccatgcccctcacggaataccttggggtgtgttctttccaaaatagggtcacttgtggggtagttatactgctctgccattttaggggcccatatgcgtgagaagtagtttgcaatcaaaatctgtaaaaaataaccggtgaaatccgaaaggtgctctttggaatgtgtgcccctttgcccacctaggctgcaataaagtgtcacacatctggtatcgccgtactcaggagaagttggggaatgtgttttggggtgtcattttacatatacccatgctgggtgagagaaatatcttggcaaaagacaacttttcccattttttttatacaaagttggcatttgaccaagatatttatctcacccagcatgggtatatgtaaaatgacaccccaaaacacattccccaacttctcctgagtacggcgataccacatgtgtgacacttttttgcagcctagatgcgcaaaggtgcccaaattccttttaggagggcatttttagatatttggatcccagacttcttttcacgctttagggcccctaaaaagccagggcagtataaataccccacatgtgaccccactttggaaagaagacaccccaaggtattcaatgaggggcctggcgagttcatagaatttttttttttttgggcataaggtagcgaaaattgattttatttatttttttctcacaaagtctcactttccgctaacttgggacaaaaatttcaatctttcatggactcaataggcccctcagcgaataccttggggtgtcttttttccaaaatggggtcatttgtggggtgtttgtactgccctggcatttgagggtctccgcaatcattacatgtatggccagcattaggagtttctgcaattctccttatattgagcatacaggtaatgagatatattttttccgttcagcctctgggctgaaagaaaaaaatgaacggcacatcgcatcgatcaatgtggatgaaaaaatctctgccaaaaaaaaaaaaggagggggaaggcgtctgccaggacataggagctccgccaacatccatacccacttagctcgtatgccctttcaaaccagatttctccattcacatcaatcgatgtggatgaataaatcattgccgggatttttatttttatttttatatacaaagtgtttgccaaagcatagaaacaccgcctcctcctcagctcatatgcctcggcaaacgtatcttttactgcagaggagaaatctcgtcttgcagcgccgcatacaccgacttgtgtgtaatctgacagcagcgcaatgcttctgtcagaatgcacatcagtgctgcagctagtcgattggttggtccacctggaaggtaaaaaaaactaaacaaaaaagaaaaaaccaggccgcaacgcaataattttatgaacttttgaacagaacatataaactttaactttttgaactgaacattaacctttttgcttactggtgatttattttaatttttttacctttataggacaaacctctccttccccatgggacaatgtgcaaagcgcaaatcgcccaaagatgtggcgaagtgcgttatgcactttgtcccaggtgaaaggagaggttttgcagcagctctgtgtgaatgggccctaatagccctgtgtgcctgtcctggtgagatgtgatccctatgctaggtgtacctgtgtgtggtacttccggaaacactcccctaagcatagagcagggtggtcagggcagtcaggaaagaaatagcgggtgtcacgccttattccactcctgctacagacacaacatctttttcggggtgacggttgggttgaggtaccggcaacgacattgagGAAATGTCGCTCTTGTAgacagctaactacactggtggatggggccacggaacctcctgggtacaggaggttctcgatgatctcttcctgaaatttgaggaaggatcgtgttctcccagccttactgtagagaacaaaactattatacagagccaattgaattaggtatacagacaccttcttataccagcgtctggtgcggcgggacactaaatatggagacaacatctggtcattgaagtccacccctcccatgtgaaggttatagtcgtggactgagaggggcttttcaatgacacgggttgctcgctcaatttggattgtcatgtctgcgtgaatggaggagagcatgtaaacgtcacgcttgtctctccatttcaccgcgagcagttcttggttacacaaggcagccctctcctcccttgcaagacgggtggtaacgagccgttgggggaagcccgcgcgactagttctagaaacaaatgcctgaagagggccacacttgtgtagaaattgtccacataaagatggtagcccttgccgaataagggtgacaccaagtcccagactgtcttcccactgctccccaggtagtcagggcaactgaccggctccagggtctgatcttttccctcatagacacgaaatttgtgggtatagcctgtggccctttcacagagcttatacaatttgaccccataccgggcgcgcttgcttgggatgtattgtttgaagccaaggcacccggtaaaatgtattagggactcgtctaagcagatgttttgctctgggctatacaaatttgcaaatttctggttgaagtggtctatgaggggccgaattttgtggagctggtcaaaagctgggtggcctctgggacgagaggtggtgttgtcgctaaagtgcaggaaacgcaggatggtctcaaatcatgtcctggacatagcagcagagaacatgggcatgtgataaattgggtttgtggaccaatatgaccgcaattcatgctttttagttagacccatgttgaggagaaggcccagaaaaaatttaatttcggaaacttggactggtttccaccggaaaggctgggcataaaagcttcccgggttggcggttataaattgtgtggcataccgatttgtttctgccacaactaagtctaagagctccgcagtcaagaacagctcaaaaaatcccagggccgaaccgatctgagctgtctcaacctgaactccagactgggcggtgaaagggggaactacaggtgcggctgaagttggggactgccaatcagggtttgccagcacctcagggattctaggggctctacgggcctgtctgtgcggtggctgcgacggggtaactactgcacgtgccaccgtaccagcttcaactgcccttctggtgctcgccacttcaccatgttgtacggcagtgctggtactaggtccaggatgggctgcgctgctggtgtatgccttacCACGTAatacgacagcgccagcccctctctgctgcccttgaagcggatcctgcgcaacctgtggtctagcgacacagggccgggtacgcctggtgctatcagggacctcagcctcctcgtccgaactttgagtcagactgccactgctttctacaggttcatattctgacccgctagattcatcagatgagggttccccactggaggccgctgcggttgataaaaaatatcaaaactgattttttttatcgccgcagcgcgtgtaaagtgaatgtgcagtgatcaaaaaaaataaaaaattttgtcactgcggcagggcgggcatgggtgaacgcacgtgtgggcgaccgatcaggcctgatcgggcaaacactgcgttttgggtggagggcgaactaaggtgacactaatactattatagatctgacatgatcagttttgatcagttagagatactataaaagtacaaatgctgattagcgatacactaatcagcgaataagtgactgcggtgcggtgggctgggcgctaaccgatcgctaaactacctaaccaaggggcctaaactatcctaaaacctaacggtcaataccagtgaaaaaaaaaagtgacagtttacactgatcacttttttcctttcactagtgattgatagaggcgatcaaggggtgatcaaagagttaataggggtgcagggggtgatctggggctaaagtgtagtgtttttggtgtactcactgtgaagcctgctcctctgctgagaccaaccgacgaaaaggaccagcagaggagcagggaagccatataacacatcatatttactaatatgatgtgttatatggcttctgattcgacattttaaaaattgccagcctgccagccacgatcattggctggcaggctggtgacgaaatggtgcttgtaattttgccgacccgcgatgcgcatgcgcgggccggctcagcccgaaatctcgcgtatcgcgagatgacgcacggatgcgtccaggaggaataaatcaaccgcctcccggacgcatccgtgcgttacatggtTGGGAGGCGGTtaagtactgtatatattattgtCAATAAAATTGTGCTGGAGAGCAACACTTACACATTTCCTACATTGTACAAATAGTAGAATGATTTTCTATATTTGTTCCTTAAAGTGTAAAACTGACCTAGATAAAGCAAATTGTGTGTGCTTTGGTTGATGGAATTGGGGGGCACCATGTCTAACCTCTATCTTCAACCTTACTTTCACATGTTagattttaaataataataaataacaatGTTTCTGTCTTTTAGAAAAGAAGATGTGGACGGtaatgatactgatgacctttctgcATACCCCTGCATACACCATTGCTGAAAGCAATACATGTTATACATTAAATGGTACTATACTAATTTGGTCAAAATTCAACAATTGTTCGAATGTAATCTTAAGGCATAAAAGCATCACTGCTATTGAAACGAGTCAGGAAAGTCGTTATGACAAACTTATGAAATTTGATATTTCTGATAATAATCTTAAAAGACTTCCTGAAGATTTTCTATTTAATTCAGTTTGTTTGGAAGAAGTTCACCTAGGTAACAACAGTCTAGAGAGCTTACCAGAAATGTTTCTCATAAATTCATCTAGACTGAAAACTTTAAGTCTTGAAGGTAATCCACTACGTGAAGTTCCTGCAAGTGTTTTCCATGTGACTCTTGTCACCCTGACCATAGACTGCAAATGTGAATTGGTCAGCAATATTTCGATGCATTTGAATGGCAATGTTACAAAATACCCCAAACTGTCTGCAACGTGCCAAATGTCTTCAGAGTGGATGAACCTAAAGGACTTCTATGAAGAAAACTGTGGCAAACAATACTTAGCCCTGTACATCGTTTTACCAATATTGGCGATAGGATTGATCATTGGAGGTGTAGCTCTGTATATATGGAAGTGGAAGAGAAGTTCAACAAGTTTAGAAAACAAGGGTGCACCAGACAAGTCACCTGCTCATGTGCAACAACGTTACACGTCAAGGAATACGGAAGGAATTGAGACAACTTTAAGCCCACACCAGAGACAAGATTATGAAAATGTTTTTGTTGATCACTTGCGGGCTACTGAAACAAAATCTCATGGCTTTATGGGAAATGAGCATAAACCAAGCACTCACAGGTAGGCGGTTGTGTTAATTTTGTTTTATATTGCTACTGTATAAACTGTTTTGATATAATCTTCGAGCGTGCCACATTCCATAGAGTCTATGGAAGAGTACTCTGCCATCTGATCTGACTTTATTTGTGGGAGATGCAGCCATCTAACACCCAGAAAATATTAGGCATGTTCCTTTTGCTAAGAatacagtgaaatgcatataggTAGATTAGGTTGGCTCACTGACTGCATAGACAAGGGTGTAGACTAGAGTCAAGCGAGCAGTTGTGTCCTGTACACCTAGAGCAACAATCAATAAATGCAGAAACTAATAGATATTGGCACTCAAGACTTTTGCAGTATCTTATATTTATTCTGTTAATGATGCATAAAATATACCCTGCGGTAATAACCATAAAATGATCAAGTACTCAATGATAACAAAGATCAAACATATatgtatgtaaaataaataaaacatttgcaAAGTTCCATTTGAactaaatatattcctaaatacacGAATCACTCTTTGGCCAGATTCAAATCTACTGCAATTCTGGCAtaggaaaaaaattttttatccCTGGACCCACTGGATTTCATTGATTATAAAGAGGTCCATCAGATTTCCAGTGTGGATATTGTCATTTTGATGGACAAAATACTATTGAATGCTTTCAATCCACCAATAACGCACAGTGTGAATACCACAGTACATAAATGATCCAATACCACTGATCTAAGGGATTATTTGAATAGAGAACATATATAGATTCTAGTTTAATGATGCATAAGAAAATAAATAGTTCTATGGGCTGCATGCTGCTAAAACTGTTAAGACGAAGTCTGTTATGACCACAAATATAAATTGTGAAATAAGATTAAGACATGGTTCGATTTGTAGACTacacattattaaaaaataataaataatgcattgtttgaattttttttaacatgcatGAGAAAACATACAGTACTTGAAGCATAATTAGTTGAACATGAACAGGATTGCTTCAGTAACATATACAGTGCCTATGTTGGGATTGATGTCAGACCAAGTCAGGATGCTCATGTGA
This portion of the Bufo gargarizans isolate SCDJY-AF-19 chromosome 1, ASM1485885v1, whole genome shotgun sequence genome encodes:
- the LRRC25 gene encoding leucine-rich repeat-containing protein 25 isoform X1, with the protein product MWTVMILMTFLHTPAYTIAESNTCYTLNGTILIWSKFNNCSNVILRHKSITAIETSQESRYDKLMKFDISDNNLKRLPEDFLFNSVCLEEVHLGNNSLESLPEMFLINSSRLKTLSLEGNPLREVPASVFHVTLVTLTIDCKCELVSNISMHLNGNVTKYPKLSATCQMSSEWMNLKDFYEENCGKQYLALYIVLPILAIGLIIGGVALYIWKWKRSSTSLENKGAPDKSPAHVQQRYTSRNTEGIETTLSPHQRQDYENVFVDHLRATETKSHGFMGNEHKPSTHSSKHTAEEDVYLESEINDGDQPIYTNTQGIYYNYTEPSFMEGMNKEEDDVYILPDQ
- the LRRC25 gene encoding leucine-rich repeat-containing protein 25 isoform X2; amino-acid sequence: MWTVMILMTFLHTPAYTIAESNTCYTLNGTILIWSKFNNCSNVILRHKSITAIETSQESRYDKLMKFDISDNNLKRLPEDFLFNSVCLEEVHLGNNSLESLPEMFLINSSRLKTLSLEGNPLREVPASVFHVTLVTLTIDCKCELVSNISMHLNGNVTKYPKLSATCQMSSEWMNLKDFYEENCGKQYLALYIVLPILAIGLIIGGVALYIWKWKRSSTSLENKGAPDKSPAHVQQRYTSRNTEGIETTLSPHQRQDYENVFVDHLRATETKSHGFMGNEHKPSTHSKHTAEEDVYLESEINDGDQPIYTNTQGIYYNYTEPSFMEGMNKEEDDVYILPDQ